Proteins from a genomic interval of Quercus lobata isolate SW786 chromosome 11, ValleyOak3.0 Primary Assembly, whole genome shotgun sequence:
- the LOC115968759 gene encoding subtilisin-like protease SBT3.9 isoform X1 — protein MASLWIHSIIFFVLVMQLQSLLLVALASSNVHIVYMGERQHDEPELVQDSHHEILSNILGSHEAAKESILYSYKHGFSGFAAVLTESQAKLIADFPGVVSVVPNRVLSLQTTRSWDFLQVKRQIANGILSMSHSGNGIIIGVFDTGIWPESESFKDEGMGEVPSHWKGICQTGEKFNQSHCNRKIIGARWYIKGYEAEFGKLNTSDVGEYLSPRDASGHGTHTSSTAAGAPIENVNFMGLAQGLARGGAPSAWLAVYKVCWSTGGCSSADLLAAFDHAILDGVDVLSVSIGAPPPLSTYVDEVLSIGSFHAVTKGISVVCSAGNSGPYSQTVINTAPWVITVAASTIDRAFPTVITMGNNQTLVGQAFYTMKDMNEFHPIVFGEDIAASGADEDDARSCDSGALNATLARGKVVLCFQSRFQRSATIAINTVLDVQGAGLIFAQFPRKEVTESWDIACVQVDFVIGTTLLTYIGTTSNPVVKFSLTKTAVGQQISSEVASFSARGPSSLSPSVLKPDIAAPGVNILASWSPASLPYSVITKPPPLNFKFDSGTSMACPHISGIVTLLKAIHPTWSPAAIKSALVTTASLDDEFGECIGAEGSPHKQADPFDYGGGHVDPNKAIDPGLIYDMGVSDYTSFLCAMGYNNSAISSVTGTSTQCYTSANFLENLNLPSISIPELKEKLTVTRTVTNVGPVNSVYTAFVQAPAGTVVSVQPSILFFNSTIRKLKFKVTFHSKLRIQGRYSFGNLIWEDGFHVVRIPLIVRTVIQDFYADT, from the exons ATGGCTTCTCTTTGGATTCATAGtatcattttctttgttcttgttaTGCAACTACAGTCTTTGCTCCTTGTAGCACTTGCTTCATCCAAT GTTCACATTGTGTATATGGGAGAGAGACAGCATGATGAACCTGAACTTGTTCAAGACTCCCACCATGAGATTCTATCAAATATACTTGGAAG CCATGAAGCTGCCAAGGAGTCGATTTTGTACAGCTACAAACATGGCTTTTCGGGGTTTGCTGCAGTTTTAACTGAGTCACAAGCCAAGCTTATTGCAG ATTTCCCAGGAGTTGTTAGTGTTGTACCAAACCGAGTTCTTAGTCTGCAGACAACTAGAagttgggattttctccaaGTAAAGCGTCAAATTGCAAATGGAATTCTTTCAATGAGTCATTCGGGAAATGGGATTATTATTGGTGTCTTTGACACAG gAATCTGGCCCGAGTCTGAAAGCTTCAAAGATGAGGGAATGGGGGAGGTTCCATCTCATTGGAAAGGCATATGCCAAACAGGAGAGAAGTTCAATCAATCCCACTGTAACAG GAAAATTATTGGTGCACGTTGGTATATCAAAGGATATGAAGCTGAATTCGGAAAGCTAAATACAAGTGATGTGGGTGAATACTTATCTCCTAGAGATGCTTCTGGTCATGGTACTCACACATCATCTACTGCAGCTGGTGCTCCAATAGAAAATGTGAATTTTATGGGATTAGCTCAAGGATTAGCAAGAGGGGGTGCTCCATCAGCTTGGTTAGCTGTCTACAAAGTTTGCTGGTCTACTGGTGGCTGCAGCTCAGCCGATCTTCTTGCTGCATTTGATCATGCAATACTTGATGGTGTAGATGTGCTTTCAGTATCTATTGGCGCACCACCTCCGCTTTCTACTTATGTTGATGAAGTTTTGTCAATTGGTTCCTTCCATGCTGTAACCAAAGGAATTTCTGTAGTATGCTCTGCTGGGAATTCGGGTCCTTATTCTCAGACTGTCATAAATACAGCTCCATGGGTTATAACTGTAGCTGCAAGCACCATAGATAGAGCTTTCCCCACTGTGATCACCATGGGAAACAATCAAACTCTTGTG ggTCAGGCTTTCTATACAATGAAAGATATGAACGAATTTCACCCTATTGTATTTGGAGAAGACATAGCAGCTAGTGGTGCAGATGAAGATGATGCAAG GAGCTGTGATTCAGGAGCACTAAATGCCACTTTAGCAAGAGGAAAAGTAGTTCTTTGTTTTCAATCTCGTTTTCAGAGGTCAGCTACCATTGCTATAAATACTGTACTGGATGTTCAGGGTGCTGGTCTCATCTTCGCCCAGTTTCCAAGAAAGGAGGTTACTGAATCCTGGGATATCGCTTGTGTCCAAGTGGACTTTGTAATTGGGACAACTCTGCTCACATACATTGGGACGACCAG CAATCCTGTAGTCAAGTTTAGCCTAACAAAAACAGCTGTGGGACAACAGATTTCCTCAGAAGTGGCATCCTTCTCGGCTCGAGGACCCAGTTCCTTATCTCCATCTGTATTAAAG CCTGATATTGCTGCTCCTGGGGTTAATATCTTGGCCTCCTGGTCCCCTGCTTCTCTCCCCTATTCAGTCATTACAAAACCTCCTCCACTCAACTTCAAATTTGACTCAGGAACTTCCATGGCTTGTCCACATATATCTGGGATTGTGACTCTTCTTAAAGCTATCCATCCAACATGGAGCCCTGCTGCAATCAAGTCTGCACTTGTCACTACAG CTTCTTTGGACGATGAATTTGGTGAATGTATTGGGGCCGAAGGATCTCCCCATAAGCAGGCTGATCCATTCGACTATGGAGGTGGTCATGTTGATCCTAACAAAGCCATAGATCCTGGTCTTATATATGACATGGGGGTCTCAGATTATACCAGTTTTCTTTGTGCAATGGGCTACAATAATTCTGCCATCAGTTCGGTCACTGGGACTAGCACCCAATGCTACACATCAGCCAACTTCCTTGAAAATCTTAATCTGCCATCTATTTCCATTCCTGAGCTGAAGGAGAAGTTAACCGTGACAAGAACGGTCACAAATGTTGGTCCAGTTAACTCTGTTTACACTGCTTTTGTTCAAGCCCCAGCAGGCACTGTTGTTAGTGTCCAGCCATCAATTTTGTTCTTTAATTCCACAATAAGGAAGCTGAAGTTCAAGGTGACTTTCCATTCCAAGCTAAGAATTCAAGGAAGATACTCATTTGGCAATCTGATTTGGGAAGATGGTTTCCATGTAGTGAGAATACCATTGATAGTTAGGACTGTCATACAAGATTTTTATGCTGATACATGA
- the LOC115968759 gene encoding subtilisin-like protease SBT3.6 isoform X2 gives MSHSGNGIIIGVFDTGIWPESESFKDEGMGEVPSHWKGICQTGEKFNQSHCNRKIIGARWYIKGYEAEFGKLNTSDVGEYLSPRDASGHGTHTSSTAAGAPIENVNFMGLAQGLARGGAPSAWLAVYKVCWSTGGCSSADLLAAFDHAILDGVDVLSVSIGAPPPLSTYVDEVLSIGSFHAVTKGISVVCSAGNSGPYSQTVINTAPWVITVAASTIDRAFPTVITMGNNQTLVGQAFYTMKDMNEFHPIVFGEDIAASGADEDDARSCDSGALNATLARGKVVLCFQSRFQRSATIAINTVLDVQGAGLIFAQFPRKEVTESWDIACVQVDFVIGTTLLTYIGTTSNPVVKFSLTKTAVGQQISSEVASFSARGPSSLSPSVLKPDIAAPGVNILASWSPASLPYSVITKPPPLNFKFDSGTSMACPHISGIVTLLKAIHPTWSPAAIKSALVTTASLDDEFGECIGAEGSPHKQADPFDYGGGHVDPNKAIDPGLIYDMGVSDYTSFLCAMGYNNSAISSVTGTSTQCYTSANFLENLNLPSISIPELKEKLTVTRTVTNVGPVNSVYTAFVQAPAGTVVSVQPSILFFNSTIRKLKFKVTFHSKLRIQGRYSFGNLIWEDGFHVVRIPLIVRTVIQDFYADT, from the exons ATGAGTCATTCGGGAAATGGGATTATTATTGGTGTCTTTGACACAG gAATCTGGCCCGAGTCTGAAAGCTTCAAAGATGAGGGAATGGGGGAGGTTCCATCTCATTGGAAAGGCATATGCCAAACAGGAGAGAAGTTCAATCAATCCCACTGTAACAG GAAAATTATTGGTGCACGTTGGTATATCAAAGGATATGAAGCTGAATTCGGAAAGCTAAATACAAGTGATGTGGGTGAATACTTATCTCCTAGAGATGCTTCTGGTCATGGTACTCACACATCATCTACTGCAGCTGGTGCTCCAATAGAAAATGTGAATTTTATGGGATTAGCTCAAGGATTAGCAAGAGGGGGTGCTCCATCAGCTTGGTTAGCTGTCTACAAAGTTTGCTGGTCTACTGGTGGCTGCAGCTCAGCCGATCTTCTTGCTGCATTTGATCATGCAATACTTGATGGTGTAGATGTGCTTTCAGTATCTATTGGCGCACCACCTCCGCTTTCTACTTATGTTGATGAAGTTTTGTCAATTGGTTCCTTCCATGCTGTAACCAAAGGAATTTCTGTAGTATGCTCTGCTGGGAATTCGGGTCCTTATTCTCAGACTGTCATAAATACAGCTCCATGGGTTATAACTGTAGCTGCAAGCACCATAGATAGAGCTTTCCCCACTGTGATCACCATGGGAAACAATCAAACTCTTGTG ggTCAGGCTTTCTATACAATGAAAGATATGAACGAATTTCACCCTATTGTATTTGGAGAAGACATAGCAGCTAGTGGTGCAGATGAAGATGATGCAAG GAGCTGTGATTCAGGAGCACTAAATGCCACTTTAGCAAGAGGAAAAGTAGTTCTTTGTTTTCAATCTCGTTTTCAGAGGTCAGCTACCATTGCTATAAATACTGTACTGGATGTTCAGGGTGCTGGTCTCATCTTCGCCCAGTTTCCAAGAAAGGAGGTTACTGAATCCTGGGATATCGCTTGTGTCCAAGTGGACTTTGTAATTGGGACAACTCTGCTCACATACATTGGGACGACCAG CAATCCTGTAGTCAAGTTTAGCCTAACAAAAACAGCTGTGGGACAACAGATTTCCTCAGAAGTGGCATCCTTCTCGGCTCGAGGACCCAGTTCCTTATCTCCATCTGTATTAAAG CCTGATATTGCTGCTCCTGGGGTTAATATCTTGGCCTCCTGGTCCCCTGCTTCTCTCCCCTATTCAGTCATTACAAAACCTCCTCCACTCAACTTCAAATTTGACTCAGGAACTTCCATGGCTTGTCCACATATATCTGGGATTGTGACTCTTCTTAAAGCTATCCATCCAACATGGAGCCCTGCTGCAATCAAGTCTGCACTTGTCACTACAG CTTCTTTGGACGATGAATTTGGTGAATGTATTGGGGCCGAAGGATCTCCCCATAAGCAGGCTGATCCATTCGACTATGGAGGTGGTCATGTTGATCCTAACAAAGCCATAGATCCTGGTCTTATATATGACATGGGGGTCTCAGATTATACCAGTTTTCTTTGTGCAATGGGCTACAATAATTCTGCCATCAGTTCGGTCACTGGGACTAGCACCCAATGCTACACATCAGCCAACTTCCTTGAAAATCTTAATCTGCCATCTATTTCCATTCCTGAGCTGAAGGAGAAGTTAACCGTGACAAGAACGGTCACAAATGTTGGTCCAGTTAACTCTGTTTACACTGCTTTTGTTCAAGCCCCAGCAGGCACTGTTGTTAGTGTCCAGCCATCAATTTTGTTCTTTAATTCCACAATAAGGAAGCTGAAGTTCAAGGTGACTTTCCATTCCAAGCTAAGAATTCAAGGAAGATACTCATTTGGCAATCTGATTTGGGAAGATGGTTTCCATGTAGTGAGAATACCATTGATAGTTAGGACTGTCATACAAGATTTTTATGCTGATACATGA